A genome region from Streptomyces antimycoticus includes the following:
- a CDS encoding HAD family hydrolase — protein MGKNHVTHLVWDWNGTLFHDIDAVISATNASFGEVGLPPITLERYRDLYCVPVPRFYERLMGRLPTDEEWALMDEAFHRHYGTLAESAGLAIGARQLLVEWQEAGLTQSLCSLAPHEHLVPLVRTHGIERHFIRVDGRVGQSNTGKAEQMMRHIAELEGVPPQRMVVIGDAVDDALAARHVGARAVLYTGGSHSRASLAAAGVPVVDTLEEAVREAERMADE, from the coding sequence ATGGGGAAGAACCACGTGACGCACCTCGTGTGGGACTGGAACGGCACGCTGTTCCACGACATCGACGCCGTGATCTCGGCGACGAACGCGTCGTTCGGAGAGGTCGGCCTGCCGCCGATCACCCTCGAGCGCTATCGCGACCTGTACTGCGTCCCGGTCCCGCGCTTCTATGAGCGGCTGATGGGACGGCTGCCCACCGACGAGGAGTGGGCGCTCATGGACGAGGCGTTCCACCGGCACTATGGGACGCTGGCCGAGAGCGCCGGGCTGGCGATCGGCGCCCGGCAGCTGCTCGTCGAGTGGCAGGAGGCGGGTCTTACCCAGTCGCTGTGCTCACTGGCCCCGCATGAGCATCTGGTCCCGCTGGTGCGGACGCATGGCATCGAGCGCCATTTCATCCGGGTGGACGGCCGCGTCGGCCAGAGCAACACCGGCAAGGCCGAGCAGATGATGCGCCATATCGCCGAGCTCGAAGGGGTGCCCCCGCAGCGGATGGTGGTGATCGGGGACGCCGTGGACGACGCGCTGGCGGCACGCCATGTGGGGGCGCGAGCTGTGCTCTACACGGGGGGTTCGCACAGTCGGGCCAGTCTGGCGGCGGCCGGGGTGCCGGTCGTGGACACGCTCGAGGAGGCCGTACGGGAGGCCGAGCGCATGGCCGACGAGTAG
- a CDS encoding DUF6912 family protein, whose amino-acid sequence MRVYVPLTLSALAEAHKEGQLGPTPLTAYAVTPALREWYVSDDIEELEYAALSRAAQASLRLLAVDPQAPRRRVVVAVDVPDGQAVADPDRGLDQSALGEVRIKAAVPLAKAAAVHLDADDAERDIAAAADALGAADLGDDDAQFTVDGAEDHELLWYATQEIPNLIE is encoded by the coding sequence ATGCGCGTCTACGTCCCCCTGACCCTCTCCGCTCTCGCCGAGGCGCACAAGGAGGGCCAACTGGGGCCGACGCCGTTGACGGCCTACGCGGTCACCCCCGCGCTCCGCGAGTGGTACGTCTCCGACGACATCGAGGAGCTGGAGTACGCGGCGCTGAGCCGGGCCGCGCAGGCCTCGCTGCGGCTGCTCGCCGTCGACCCGCAAGCGCCGCGCCGTCGGGTCGTGGTGGCCGTGGACGTGCCCGACGGGCAGGCGGTCGCCGATCCGGACCGGGGGCTGGATCAGTCCGCGCTGGGCGAGGTGCGGATCAAGGCCGCCGTACCGCTGGCGAAGGCCGCCGCCGTGCACCTGGACGCCGATGACGCCGAGCGCGACATCGCCGCGGCCGCCGACGCGCTGGGCGCGGCGGACCTCGGTGACGACGATGCGCAGTTCACCGTGGACGGCGCCGAGGACCATGAGCTGCTCTGGTACGCCACCCAGGAGATCCCCAATCTCATCGAGTGA